In one window of Opitutus sp. GAS368 DNA:
- a CDS encoding non-ribosomal peptide synthetase, giving the protein MPTALPTDSYPLSPMQQGMLFHSLYARRPGVDVEQLLITLPEALKMGPFERAWRWAAQRHAILRTAFRWENADQPVQAVHADCAPEIVWRDWRALAAADVERQWEELIAADRHRGFNLDTPPLWRLAVVQTGPREHRLLFSFHHLLLDGRGLVVLLTEVFAAYGEKGEPAAAPPVAYRDYIDWLQVHDWRDAELFWRRVLRGMIAPTALPGALPLADPDTAVHRAQEVVLSAGRTAELKQLAQHHGLTLNTLVQGAWALLLGRYSGEDTVVFGAVRACRHTTIENAESIVGLLINTVPLRVALPPEQPAVAWLQQLREHWISLRPYENTPLAEIQGWTEVPRGTPLFESIVNYQEPSWDAALKALGGAWRRRRFGVRSQPNYPLALDAAGGATLSLKILYDPRRFETEVVGRMLGHLETLLRGIAEHPQMPLGQLPLLTTAERHQVLVGWNRTQADYADDLCVHHLFEAQAARTPAAVAVVDQRRHLTYRDLDAEAGALARQLLPLGVGPDVCVGLCLPRSVDLVVAALAVLKAGGAYVPLDPDSPMERLAGMLEDTQAPVLITQRKLAPLFSAGAARVLLMDGLASAPQPERAGSDPAVPGPDHLAYVIYTSGSTGTPKGVAIQHRSVANLIAWHQRTYQITPADRTTLLASPSFDASVWEMWPYLASGASIHIPPEEIRLDPGQLVTWLANRQITLCFLPTPMAEAVMDESWPADIALRAILTGGDRLRRWPGERLPCMLVNHYGPTENTVVATWMPVPPEAAQAPVPLIGAPIANTQVYVLDPQRQPLPVGVPGELYVGGVGLARGYHRRSDLTREKFVPHPFQPGARLYRTGDLVRWLPGGHLEFLGRLDQQIKIRGHRIEPGEIESLLNTHARVRESLVTMREDGAGQTHLIAYVMPPPGDTAPAPRELAALLRARLPAYMLPAAFVAVAGWPLTTNGKVDRARLPAPDRLGYDSAPPFAPPQGEIEETIARIWTEVLGRAGIGAQDDFFCLGGHSLRAAQVVSRLNAAFQLTLSVRSLFEHPTVTALAEAIEQAVARGPVARPASPLVRAPRQPYRATPGGPARSTLTPRK; this is encoded by the coding sequence ATGCCAACGGCCCTGCCGACCGACAGTTATCCGCTATCGCCGATGCAGCAGGGCATGCTGTTCCACAGCCTCTACGCCCGCCGCCCCGGCGTCGATGTCGAGCAGCTGCTCATCACGCTGCCCGAGGCGCTGAAGATGGGGCCCTTCGAGCGCGCGTGGCGGTGGGCCGCGCAGCGGCACGCCATCCTGCGCACCGCCTTCCGCTGGGAAAACGCGGACCAGCCGGTCCAGGCCGTGCACGCCGACTGCGCCCCCGAGATCGTCTGGCGCGACTGGCGCGCGCTGGCGGCGGCGGACGTCGAGCGCCAGTGGGAGGAGCTGATCGCGGCCGACCGCCACCGCGGCTTCAACCTGGACACGCCGCCCCTGTGGCGCCTCGCCGTCGTGCAGACCGGCCCCCGGGAACACCGGCTGCTTTTCTCCTTCCACCACCTGCTGCTCGACGGCCGCGGCTTGGTGGTGCTGCTCACCGAGGTGTTCGCCGCCTATGGGGAGAAAGGCGAACCGGCCGCGGCTCCACCCGTCGCCTATCGGGACTATATCGACTGGCTGCAGGTTCACGACTGGCGCGACGCCGAGCTGTTCTGGCGCCGGGTGCTCCGCGGCATGATCGCCCCCACGGCCCTGCCCGGCGCCCTCCCCCTGGCCGATCCGGACACGGCCGTGCACCGCGCGCAGGAGGTCGTCCTGTCGGCCGGGCGCACCGCGGAACTCAAGCAACTCGCCCAGCACCACGGCCTCACCCTCAACACCCTCGTGCAAGGCGCGTGGGCCCTGCTGCTCGGCCGCTACAGCGGGGAGGACACCGTGGTGTTCGGCGCCGTGCGCGCCTGCCGGCACACCACCATCGAGAATGCCGAGTCCATCGTCGGCCTGCTCATCAACACCGTGCCGCTGCGGGTGGCGCTGCCGCCGGAGCAGCCGGCGGTCGCCTGGCTGCAACAACTGCGCGAACACTGGATCTCCCTCCGGCCCTATGAAAACACGCCGCTGGCCGAGATCCAGGGCTGGACGGAGGTGCCGCGCGGCACGCCGCTCTTCGAAAGCATCGTCAACTACCAGGAACCGAGCTGGGACGCGGCGCTGAAAGCGCTGGGCGGCGCGTGGCGCCGGCGGCGCTTCGGCGTCCGCAGCCAGCCCAACTACCCGCTCGCCCTCGACGCCGCCGGCGGGGCCACGCTCTCGCTGAAGATTCTCTACGACCCCCGGCGCTTCGAGACCGAGGTGGTCGGCCGCATGCTCGGCCACCTCGAGACCCTCCTGCGCGGCATCGCCGAACACCCGCAGATGCCCCTCGGCCAGCTGCCGCTGCTCACCACCGCCGAGCGCCACCAGGTGCTGGTCGGCTGGAACCGCACCCAGGCCGATTACGCCGACGATCTCTGCGTGCACCATTTGTTCGAGGCGCAGGCGGCGCGCACCCCGGCCGCGGTGGCGGTCGTCGACCAGCGCCGGCACCTCACCTACCGCGATCTGGACGCCGAGGCCGGCGCGCTCGCCCGCCAGTTGCTGCCGCTCGGCGTGGGCCCGGACGTGTGCGTCGGCCTCTGCCTGCCGCGGTCGGTCGACCTCGTGGTGGCGGCTCTCGCCGTGCTCAAGGCCGGCGGCGCCTACGTGCCGCTCGACCCGGATTCCCCGATGGAGCGGCTGGCCGGCATGCTGGAGGACACCCAGGCCCCGGTGCTCATCACGCAGCGCAAGCTCGCGCCGCTTTTCTCCGCCGGCGCCGCGCGGGTGTTACTCATGGACGGATTGGCCTCCGCGCCGCAGCCGGAGCGCGCCGGATCCGACCCCGCGGTTCCCGGGCCCGATCACCTCGCCTACGTCATTTATACGTCCGGCTCCACCGGCACGCCCAAGGGCGTGGCCATCCAGCACCGCAGCGTGGCCAACCTGATCGCCTGGCACCAGCGGACCTACCAGATCACGCCGGCGGACCGCACCACCCTGCTGGCCAGCCCGTCCTTCGACGCCTCCGTCTGGGAGATGTGGCCCTACCTCGCGTCCGGCGCCAGCATCCACATCCCGCCGGAGGAGATCCGCCTCGACCCGGGCCAGCTGGTCACCTGGCTGGCGAACCGGCAGATCACCCTCTGTTTTCTGCCCACCCCGATGGCCGAGGCGGTCATGGACGAGTCTTGGCCCGCGGACATCGCCCTGCGCGCCATTCTCACGGGTGGCGACCGGTTGCGTCGCTGGCCCGGCGAGCGGCTCCCGTGCATGCTCGTCAACCACTACGGACCGACCGAGAACACCGTCGTCGCCACCTGGATGCCCGTGCCGCCCGAGGCGGCGCAGGCCCCGGTTCCGCTCATCGGTGCGCCCATCGCCAACACGCAGGTCTATGTGCTCGATCCGCAGCGCCAGCCGCTGCCGGTCGGCGTGCCCGGCGAGCTTTATGTCGGTGGCGTCGGGCTGGCGCGCGGCTATCACCGCCGCTCCGACCTCACCCGCGAGAAATTCGTGCCGCACCCGTTCCAGCCCGGCGCGCGGCTCTACCGCACGGGCGACCTCGTCCGCTGGCTGCCGGGCGGCCACCTCGAGTTCCTCGGCCGGCTCGACCAGCAGATCAAGATCCGCGGCCACCGGATCGAGCCGGGGGAGATCGAGAGCCTGCTGAACACCCATGCGCGGGTGCGCGAAAGCCTCGTCACGATGCGCGAGGATGGCGCGGGCCAGACGCATCTCATCGCCTACGTCATGCCGCCGCCGGGGGACACGGCCCCGGCGCCGCGCGAACTCGCCGCCCTCCTGCGCGCGCGCCTGCCGGCCTACATGCTGCCGGCGGCCTTTGTCGCCGTGGCCGGCTGGCCGCTGACCACCAACGGCAAGGTTGACCGGGCCCGCCTGCCCGCGCCCGACCGCCTGGGCTACGATTCCGCGCCGCCGTTTGCGCCGCCCCAGGGCGAGATCGAGGAAACCATCGCGCGCATCTGGACGGAGGTGCTCGGTCGCGCCGGCATCGGCGCGCAGGACGATTTCTTCTGTCTTGGCGGGCATTCGCTGCGCGCCGCGCAGGTCGTTTCGCGGCTCAACGCCGCCTTCCAGCTCACGCTGTCCGTGCGCAGCCTCTTTGAACATCCGACCGTGACGGCGCTGGCGGAGGCGATCGAGCAGGCCGTCGCGCGCGGCCCCGTGGCCCGGCCCGCGTCGCCCCTGGTGCGCGCACCCCGCCAACCCTATCGCGCGACCCCGGGCGGCCCCGCCCGCTCCACGCTTACCCCGAGGAAATGA
- a CDS encoding WecB/TagA/CpsF family glycosyltransferase: protein MIFPAPTFHRQTAAQRRRFRPAAPAPARWPVAILGVPFDSVTIDSAIARIADMIASRRPAYVVTPNVDFLVQARRDAELRRILLEAHLVLCDGQPLVWASRWLGNPLPERVAGADLVPRFIALAAQRGFRLFLLGATPEANSRAVARLQERHPGLVVAGHYSPPFRSLEEMDNAEIVRRIQAARPDVVLVSFGCPKQEKWIARNYGSLGVPVCIGVGATIDFLAGQVRRAPRWMQRSGLEWIYRLAQEPRRLFRRYAVDLRIFSEAIFAQWWRMHRWGKPGASAVSDAITWSGPRWQVARVTGHLDRPAIERAADAWREIGDRQHDCLLDLAEVDFIDSTGAALLVARQKQQHQAGRRLVLFRPSEPVRRSLGRMNLLSFLELAESTPVRDAA from the coding sequence ATGATTTTTCCCGCTCCGACCTTTCACCGCCAAACCGCCGCGCAGCGCCGGCGATTCCGTCCCGCGGCACCCGCCCCGGCGCGCTGGCCGGTCGCCATCCTCGGGGTGCCGTTCGATTCCGTGACCATCGACAGCGCGATCGCGCGGATCGCGGACATGATCGCGTCGCGCCGGCCGGCCTACGTGGTGACGCCCAACGTGGATTTCCTGGTGCAGGCGCGGCGCGACGCCGAGCTGCGCCGCATCCTGTTGGAGGCGCACCTGGTCCTGTGCGACGGCCAGCCGCTGGTCTGGGCCTCGCGCTGGCTGGGCAATCCGCTGCCGGAGCGCGTGGCCGGCGCCGACCTGGTGCCGCGCTTCATCGCCCTCGCGGCGCAGCGCGGCTTCCGGCTGTTCCTGCTCGGCGCGACGCCGGAGGCGAACAGCCGGGCGGTCGCGCGTCTGCAGGAGCGGCACCCGGGACTCGTGGTCGCGGGGCATTATTCCCCGCCGTTCCGGTCGCTCGAGGAGATGGACAACGCGGAGATTGTGCGGCGCATCCAGGCGGCCCGGCCCGACGTGGTGCTGGTGTCCTTCGGCTGCCCGAAGCAGGAGAAGTGGATCGCCCGGAACTACGGGTCACTCGGCGTGCCGGTCTGCATCGGCGTCGGGGCGACGATCGACTTTCTGGCGGGACAGGTGCGGCGCGCCCCGCGCTGGATGCAGCGGTCGGGGCTCGAATGGATTTACCGACTCGCCCAGGAGCCGCGGCGGCTGTTCCGCCGCTATGCCGTGGACCTGCGGATTTTCAGCGAGGCGATTTTCGCGCAGTGGTGGCGCATGCACCGCTGGGGAAAACCGGGGGCGTCCGCCGTCTCGGACGCCATCACCTGGTCCGGGCCGCGCTGGCAGGTCGCGCGGGTCACGGGACATCTCGACCGCCCGGCGATCGAACGCGCCGCCGACGCCTGGCGGGAAATCGGCGACCGGCAGCATGACTGCCTGCTGGATCTCGCCGAGGTGGATTTCATCGACAGCACCGGCGCCGCCCTGCTGGTGGCACGGCAAAAGCAGCAACACCAGGCCGGCCGCCGGCTGGTGCTGTTCCGGCCGAGCGAGCCGGTGCGGCGTTCGCTCGGCCGGATGAACCTGCTGTCATTCCTCGAGCTGGCGGAAAGCACGCCGGTGCGAGACGCCGCATGA
- a CDS encoding glycosyltransferase family 1 protein, whose translation MNIGLSTSVMQRGRSGVARYVLALVRALLPSAGRHRFTLFMLEEDRPLLAFAEPAMELVTVSERFRPPGCDIFWHQTVLPRLAARHALDVLHVPSYRRMLWAAPCALVATIHDLAPFHVTGKYDRARMFYGRVVARRLARRQDRIIAVSQATARDIHRHFQVPWEKIDAIPNGLDHDRFHPGNAAVAKAWAMLRHGVARPFFLYVARLEHPAKNHVRLIEAFNGFKRQTGSDWQLVLGGGDWHGAEVIHAAIRRSPHAGDIHCLGFVPEAELPRWYHAAEALVFPSLFEGFGLPPLEAMACGCPVLCSTRGALGEVVGEAAALVDPEDTGELQRQLTRLAVDGAWRATLRAAGLTQAGGFDWAKTAEATLEIYARAAFGDKAGGLDPAKGAGAFGLSGLYSRVRAGGIRRILH comes from the coding sequence ATGAACATCGGACTCTCCACCTCGGTTATGCAGCGCGGCCGGAGCGGGGTGGCCCGGTATGTCCTCGCCCTGGTGCGGGCGCTGCTGCCGTCGGCCGGCCGGCACCGGTTCACGCTCTTCATGCTGGAGGAGGACCGCCCGTTGCTCGCCTTTGCGGAGCCGGCGATGGAACTGGTGACCGTGTCCGAGCGGTTCCGTCCGCCGGGCTGCGACATCTTCTGGCACCAGACGGTGCTGCCGCGGCTGGCGGCGCGGCACGCGCTCGACGTGCTGCACGTGCCCAGCTACCGCCGGATGCTGTGGGCGGCGCCCTGCGCGCTGGTGGCGACCATCCACGACCTGGCGCCTTTCCATGTGACGGGCAAATACGACCGGGCGCGCATGTTCTACGGGCGCGTGGTGGCCCGCCGGCTGGCGCGGCGACAGGACCGCATCATCGCTGTGAGCCAGGCGACGGCCCGGGACATCCACCGCCATTTCCAGGTGCCGTGGGAAAAGATCGACGCGATCCCCAACGGGCTCGATCACGACCGGTTCCACCCCGGCAACGCCGCCGTCGCCAAGGCCTGGGCCATGCTGCGCCACGGCGTGGCCCGGCCCTTCTTTCTTTACGTGGCCCGGCTCGAACATCCCGCCAAGAACCATGTGCGGCTGATCGAGGCCTTCAACGGCTTCAAGCGGCAGACCGGCTCGGACTGGCAGCTGGTGCTCGGCGGCGGCGACTGGCACGGGGCGGAGGTCATTCACGCCGCGATCCGCCGTTCGCCGCACGCGGGCGACATCCACTGCCTCGGCTTCGTGCCGGAGGCGGAGCTGCCGCGATGGTATCACGCGGCCGAGGCCCTGGTCTTTCCCTCGCTGTTCGAGGGCTTCGGCCTGCCGCCCCTGGAAGCGATGGCCTGCGGCTGCCCCGTGCTCTGTTCGACGCGCGGTGCGTTGGGCGAGGTGGTGGGGGAGGCGGCCGCGCTGGTGGATCCCGAGGACACGGGGGAATTGCAGCGCCAGCTCACCCGGCTGGCGGTCGACGGGGCCTGGCGGGCCACGCTGCGCGCGGCGGGCCTGACGCAGGCGGGCGGGTTCGACTGGGCGAAGACCGCCGAAGCCACGCTGGAAATTTACGCCCGGGCGGCGTTTGGCGACAAGGCCGGCGGACTGGACCCGGCGAAAGGCGCCGGCGCGTTTGGGCTGTCGGGGCTGTATTCCAGGGTGCGGGCGGGTGGCATCCGGAGAATCCTGCACTGA